The Heyndrickxia vini genome contains a region encoding:
- a CDS encoding RDD family protein, with translation MTVEQDSANKQNEMPVINETINVSQKFSFAGFWMRFWAYLLDIVVIASISRLIIKPVFRIIDIPLTDSGLFTPYSIVTALVFYLYFIIMTKFLSATIGKMVFGLKVISLKEKKLTWSTIIFREGIGRYISVFIKILYVLVAFTPYKQGIHDIFADTSVIHERTVKQFQSKPA, from the coding sequence ATGACTGTAGAACAAGATTCAGCAAATAAACAAAACGAAATGCCGGTAATCAATGAAACCATAAATGTAAGTCAGAAATTCTCTTTTGCAGGATTTTGGATGAGATTTTGGGCATATCTTCTAGATATTGTTGTAATAGCTAGTATAAGTCGATTAATTATAAAGCCTGTTTTTCGAATTATAGATATCCCTTTAACTGATTCAGGATTGTTTACACCCTATTCAATTGTCACAGCCTTAGTATTTTATTTATACTTCATAATAATGACTAAATTTTTGAGTGCCACGATTGGAAAAATGGTGTTTGGATTAAAAGTGATTTCACTAAAAGAAAAGAAACTTACATGGAGTACAATCATTTTCCGTGAAGGTATCGGACGGTATATTTCAGTTTTTATAAAAATATTATATGTTCTCGTTGCTTTTACTCCGTATAAACAAGGTATCCATGATATTTTTGCCGATACATCCGTCATACATGAGAGAACAGTAAAACAATTTCAATCAAAACCGGCATGA